A section of the Caballeronia sp. M1242 genome encodes:
- a CDS encoding tryptophan--tRNA ligase yields the protein MFPDRIFSGMRPTGSLHLGHYHGVLKNWVRLQSEYPCFFAVVDWHALTTHYETPEVIEKNVWEVLIDWLASGIDPAQATLFIQSRVPEHAELSLLLGMGTPLGWLERVPTYKEQIEKLKEKDLSTYGFLGYPVLMAADILLYRASLVPVGEDQVPHVEMTREIARRFNYLYGKEPDFEEKALEAAKKLGGKRAKLYHELRVAYQQEGDDEALEQARAMLQESQSLSMSDRERLFGYLEGARKLILVEPQVLLTEASRMPGLDGQKMSKSYGNTIGLREDAETITKKVRTMPTDPARVRRTDPGDPDKCPVWQLHQVYTDEETHKWVQQGCRSAGIGCLDCKQPVIEGILREQQPMLERAQKYMDDPSLLRAIVADGCDKARKFATETMRDVREAMGLSYN from the coding sequence ATGTTCCCTGACCGTATCTTCTCCGGCATGCGGCCCACCGGGTCGCTGCACCTCGGCCACTATCACGGCGTGCTGAAAAACTGGGTGCGGCTGCAGTCCGAATATCCGTGCTTCTTCGCGGTCGTGGACTGGCACGCGCTCACCACGCACTACGAGACGCCCGAGGTCATCGAGAAAAACGTCTGGGAAGTGCTGATCGACTGGCTCGCTTCCGGCATCGATCCGGCGCAGGCCACGCTCTTCATCCAGAGCCGCGTGCCTGAACACGCGGAATTGTCGCTGCTGCTCGGCATGGGCACGCCGCTCGGCTGGCTCGAACGCGTGCCGACCTACAAGGAGCAGATCGAGAAGCTGAAGGAGAAAGACCTGTCCACCTACGGCTTTCTCGGCTATCCGGTGCTGATGGCGGCGGACATTTTGCTGTATCGCGCGTCGCTGGTGCCGGTGGGCGAAGATCAGGTGCCGCACGTCGAAATGACGCGCGAGATCGCGCGCCGCTTCAACTATCTCTACGGCAAGGAGCCGGACTTCGAAGAGAAGGCGCTCGAAGCCGCGAAGAAGCTCGGCGGCAAGCGCGCGAAGCTGTATCACGAACTGCGCGTCGCGTATCAGCAGGAAGGCGACGACGAGGCGCTCGAACAAGCCCGCGCGATGCTGCAGGAATCGCAGAGCCTGTCGATGAGCGACCGCGAACGCCTGTTCGGCTATCTGGAAGGCGCGCGCAAGCTGATTCTCGTCGAGCCGCAAGTGCTCTTGACGGAAGCGTCGCGCATGCCGGGCCTCGACGGGCAGAAGATGTCGAAGTCCTATGGCAACACCATCGGCCTGCGCGAAGACGCGGAAACCATCACGAAGAAAGTGCGCACCATGCCGACCGATCCGGCGCGCGTGCGCCGCACCGATCCGGGCGATCCGGACAAGTGCCCGGTGTGGCAACTGCATCAGGTCTACACCGACGAAGAGACGCACAAGTGGGTGCAGCAGGGCTGCCGGAGCGCGGGCATCGGTTGCCTGGACTGCAAGCAGCCGGTGATCGAAGGCATTCTGCGCGAGCAGCAGCCGATGCTCGAACGCGCGCAGAAGTACATGGACGATCCGTCGCTGCTGCGCGCGATCGTCGCCGATGGCTGCGACAAGGCGCGCAAGTTCGCGACGGAGACCATGCGCGACGTGCGCGAAGCCATGGGCCTGTCGTACAACTGA
- a CDS encoding bifunctional 2-polyprenyl-6-hydroxyphenol methylase/3-demethylubiquinol 3-O-methyltransferase UbiG, whose translation MDAGTPSGWVTRWAHLVAPGAGVLDVASGSGRHARWFAQRGHAVLAVDRDVEALASLSACDGVTTLDADLEGAPWPLSANRRFGAVVVTNYLHRPLFGHLIDSLAPGGVLIYETFAAGNERIGKPSNPAFLLAPGELLDAVRGRLRVIAYEDGYVEHPRAAYVQRICAVRELQATNSVPSGSEKPLTVGNTSSGSPRYDLAG comes from the coding sequence ATGGATGCCGGCACGCCGAGCGGCTGGGTCACGCGCTGGGCGCATCTCGTTGCGCCCGGCGCCGGCGTGCTCGATGTCGCATCGGGCAGCGGACGCCACGCGCGCTGGTTCGCGCAGCGCGGTCACGCGGTGCTCGCGGTCGATCGCGACGTCGAGGCGCTTGCGTCCCTCTCCGCTTGCGACGGCGTCACGACGCTCGACGCCGATCTCGAAGGCGCGCCGTGGCCGCTTTCGGCCAATCGACGGTTCGGCGCGGTCGTCGTCACGAACTATCTGCATCGGCCGCTGTTCGGTCATCTGATCGACTCGCTCGCGCCCGGCGGCGTGCTCATCTATGAGACGTTCGCGGCGGGCAACGAGCGCATCGGCAAGCCATCGAATCCCGCGTTTCTGCTCGCGCCCGGCGAATTGCTCGACGCAGTGCGCGGCCGGCTTCGCGTGATCGCGTACGAAGATGGTTACGTCGAACATCCGCGTGCTGCCTATGTGCAGCGAATTTGCGCGGTCCGCGAGTTGCAGGCAACGAATAGCGTGCCGTCCGGCTCAGAAAAACCGCTCACGGTTGGTAACACGTCTTCGGGTTCGCCTCGTTACGATTTGGCGGGCTAA
- a CDS encoding peptidylprolyl isomerase — translation MKIAKDTVVSVAYKLSDAQGNLIEESDEPMVYLHGGYDGTFPKIEEALDGREPGYETLIQLEPQDAFGEYDPELVKIEERSRFPEPLEVGMQFEGTPEDSDDDLDSLIYTVTDVAEDKVVLDGNHPLAGMALRFALSVQEVRTATEDEVKHQHAHGVDGLEVLDEDEDDDEPRTDSGPTLH, via the coding sequence ATGAAAATTGCGAAAGACACTGTCGTTTCGGTCGCCTACAAGCTATCGGATGCGCAAGGCAATCTGATTGAGGAGAGCGACGAGCCGATGGTCTATCTGCACGGCGGCTATGATGGCACGTTCCCCAAGATCGAGGAAGCGCTGGACGGTCGCGAGCCGGGTTATGAAACGCTCATCCAGCTCGAGCCGCAAGATGCGTTCGGCGAATACGATCCCGAGCTCGTCAAGATCGAAGAGCGCAGCCGTTTTCCGGAACCGCTGGAAGTGGGCATGCAGTTCGAAGGCACGCCCGAGGATAGCGACGACGATCTCGACTCGCTCATCTATACGGTGACGGATGTCGCGGAAGACAAAGTGGTGCTCGACGGCAATCATCCGCTTGCCGGCATGGCGCTGCGCTTTGCGTTGTCGGTGCAGGAAGTGCGCACCGCGACGGAAGACGAGGTCAAGCATCAGCACGCGCATGGCGTAGACGGCCTCGAAGTGCTGGATGAAGACGAAGACGACGACGAGCCGCGCACGGACTCCGGCCCGACGCTGCACTAA
- the dapA gene encoding 4-hydroxy-tetrahydrodipicolinate synthase, with protein MTNGTNGGSNGGGLRIRGSIPAIVTPMHEDGSLDLPAFRKLIDWHVEQGSNGLVVVGTSGESATLSVEEHVLMVQTAVEHAAKRFPIIAGAGGNSTAEAIELSKQAKKVGADATLQVVPYYNKPTQEGMYRHFRAIAEAVDLPVILYNVPGRTVADMSNETILRLADVPGIIGVKEATGNIDRAAHLIKHAPADFAIFSGDDPTAIALMLLGGHGNISVTANVAPKQMSELCRAALAGDAITARRIHLSLLELHKQLFCESNPIPAKWALQALGRMEGGIRLPLTPLDARFHDIVRGALQSAGLLS; from the coding sequence ATGACTAACGGAACTAACGGCGGGTCCAACGGCGGCGGCCTCCGGATTCGCGGCAGCATCCCTGCCATCGTCACACCGATGCACGAGGACGGTAGTCTCGATCTGCCGGCGTTTCGTAAGCTGATCGACTGGCATGTCGAGCAGGGCTCGAACGGACTCGTGGTCGTGGGAACGAGCGGCGAGTCGGCCACGTTGTCGGTCGAAGAGCACGTCCTGATGGTGCAGACGGCAGTCGAGCACGCGGCCAAGCGGTTCCCGATCATCGCGGGCGCGGGCGGCAATTCGACGGCGGAAGCCATCGAACTCTCGAAGCAGGCCAAGAAAGTCGGCGCGGATGCCACGCTGCAAGTCGTGCCGTACTACAACAAGCCGACGCAAGAGGGCATGTACCGGCACTTTCGCGCGATCGCGGAAGCCGTCGATCTTCCCGTGATTCTCTATAACGTGCCGGGCCGCACCGTTGCCGACATGAGCAACGAGACGATCCTGCGCCTGGCCGACGTGCCGGGCATCATCGGCGTGAAGGAAGCGACCGGCAACATCGATCGCGCCGCGCATCTCATCAAGCACGCGCCGGCCGATTTCGCCATTTTCAGCGGCGACGATCCCACGGCCATCGCGCTGATGCTGCTCGGCGGCCACGGCAACATTTCGGTGACGGCCAACGTCGCGCCGAAGCAGATGAGCGAACTGTGCCGCGCCGCGCTCGCAGGCGACGCAATCACCGCGCGTCGCATCCATCTGAGCCTTTTGGAACTGCACAAGCAACTGTTCTGCGAATCCAACCCGATTCCGGCGAAATGGGCGCTGCAAGCGCTCGGCCGCATGGAAGGCGGCATCCGCCTGCCGCTCACGCCGCTCGACGCGCGCTTTCACGACATCGTGCGTGGCGCGCTGCAAAGCGCCGGGCTGCTCTCTTGA
- a CDS encoding site-2 protease family protein, translated as MDPSLIQTIAVYALPVIFAITLHEAAHGYAARLLGDNTAYVLGRVSMNPMRHIDPIGTIVIPIVLYFVTSGAFMFGYAKPVPVAFGNLRNPRWGGLWVAAAGPGSNFVQALLWGVLAVLLAAFHVDEPFFTRMAAAGVGVNLVFGVLNLFPLLPLDGGRILSALLPVRASLAFQKIEPYGFWIVMALIMTNALTRFWLGPLVNVGYAAVSAILNPFASLFP; from the coding sequence ATGGATCCTTCCCTGATACAAACCATCGCGGTCTACGCGCTCCCGGTGATCTTCGCGATCACGCTGCACGAGGCCGCGCATGGCTATGCCGCGCGCCTGCTCGGCGACAACACGGCTTACGTGCTCGGCCGCGTTTCCATGAATCCGATGCGCCATATCGACCCGATCGGGACTATCGTCATTCCCATCGTGCTGTACTTCGTGACGAGCGGCGCGTTCATGTTCGGCTACGCGAAGCCGGTTCCCGTCGCGTTCGGCAATCTGCGCAATCCCCGCTGGGGCGGCCTGTGGGTCGCGGCGGCGGGTCCGGGCAGCAACTTCGTGCAGGCGCTCCTCTGGGGCGTGCTCGCGGTGCTGCTCGCCGCCTTTCATGTCGATGAACCGTTCTTCACGCGCATGGCGGCAGCCGGCGTCGGCGTGAATCTGGTGTTCGGCGTGCTCAATCTCTTTCCGCTGCTGCCGCTCGACGGCGGGCGCATTCTGTCGGCGCTCTTGCCGGTGCGCGCGTCGCTTGCTTTTCAGAAGATCGAGCCGTACGGTTTCTGGATCGTGATGGCGCTCATCATGACCAACGCGCTGACGCGCTTCTGGCTCGGCCCGCTCGTGAACGTGGGCTACGCGGCGGTGTCGGCCATTCTGAATCCCTTCGCTTCACTCTTTCCCTAA
- a CDS encoding MBL fold metallo-hydrolase produces the protein MRFASLGSGSEGNALLVESTSGTTTTRVLLDCGFSAKEVERRLARLGCTAAQLDAIVITHEHTDHIGSALTLARKWSIPLYMSWGTARAVGADEAKVDLRVLWGDESVAIGDVSLLPYTVPHDAREPLQYVFSDGASRLGVLTDVGVATPHITSVLSGCDALVLESNHDLAMLAASRYPASLKARIGGTHGHLNNDAAAAILASLDRSRMRHLVAAHLSQQNNLPHLAQAALAAVLGASAEDVVVASQADGFDWLTL, from the coding sequence GTGAGATTCGCCAGTCTGGGTAGCGGCAGTGAAGGCAACGCGTTGCTCGTCGAGTCGACGAGCGGCACGACTACCACGCGCGTGCTGCTCGATTGCGGTTTTTCGGCGAAGGAAGTGGAGCGCCGGCTCGCGCGGCTCGGGTGCACGGCGGCGCAACTCGATGCCATCGTCATCACGCACGAGCACACGGACCATATTGGCAGCGCGTTGACCCTCGCGCGCAAGTGGTCCATTCCGCTGTATATGAGTTGGGGCACCGCGCGGGCGGTCGGCGCAGACGAAGCGAAGGTCGATCTACGCGTGCTGTGGGGCGACGAGAGCGTTGCCATCGGCGATGTCAGCCTGCTGCCGTACACCGTGCCGCACGACGCGCGCGAGCCGCTGCAATATGTCTTTTCGGATGGCGCGAGCCGTCTCGGTGTCCTGACTGATGTCGGCGTGGCGACGCCACATATCACGAGCGTTCTGAGCGGTTGCGACGCGCTCGTGCTCGAATCCAACCATGATCTCGCGATGCTTGCCGCAAGCCGCTATCCTGCGTCGCTGAAGGCGCGCATCGGCGGGACGCATGGACACCTGAATAATGATGCCGCCGCCGCGATTCTCGCATCGCTCGATCGTTCCAGAATGCGGCATCTGGTGGCCGCGCATCTGAGTCAGCAAAACAATCTGCCGCATCTCGCGCAGGCCGCGCTCGCGGCGGTGCTCGGCGCGTCGGCAGAGGATGTCGTGGTGGCATCGCAAGCGGATGGCTTCGACTGGTTGACGCTGTAG
- the bamC gene encoding outer membrane protein assembly factor BamC, which yields MKHSTLLTQAKRLSVLSLGAGVVFALAGCDTLNDWLAPDRVNYKAAETAPSLNVPSDLSTADISQRYAAPPPINTLGGTAQRNATPAGNLTLGVPNAQDPYGMHVESDGDRRWLVVDGRSPDQVWPQLQEFWTENGFTLKTDSPQTGIMATDWAENRANIPNDWFRNSVGKLLDFAYSSGTRDMFRTQVDRASDGSTDISVTHSAMEEVLTGQDKTSSRWETRPRNPALEAAFLAKMMQKFGLTEDQSKQLIAQARPAGAKVAVEQTAGTSTLDLAEPFDRAWLRVGLALDRTNFTVDNRDREKGIYYVHYSDSMAELKKEGILGKLFSSNSPKPTRQFLVNVRPKADALTQVAVVDANGQPDNSSDAQRIVSLLHAQLN from the coding sequence ATGAAACATTCCACTCTTCTTACCCAAGCCAAACGCCTGAGCGTGCTGTCGCTTGGCGCCGGCGTCGTCTTCGCGCTGGCGGGTTGCGACACGCTGAACGACTGGCTCGCGCCCGATCGCGTGAATTACAAGGCTGCTGAAACCGCGCCGTCGCTCAACGTGCCGTCCGATCTCAGCACGGCCGACATCAGCCAGCGTTACGCGGCGCCGCCGCCGATCAACACGCTCGGCGGCACCGCGCAGCGCAACGCGACGCCCGCGGGCAACCTGACGCTCGGCGTGCCGAATGCACAGGATCCCTACGGCATGCACGTCGAGAGCGACGGCGATCGCCGCTGGCTCGTCGTGGATGGCCGTTCGCCGGATCAGGTCTGGCCGCAGTTGCAGGAGTTCTGGACCGAGAACGGCTTCACGCTGAAGACCGATTCGCCGCAGACCGGCATCATGGCGACCGACTGGGCCGAGAATCGCGCCAACATTCCGAACGACTGGTTCCGCAACAGCGTCGGCAAGCTGCTCGACTTCGCGTATTCGTCGGGTACGCGCGACATGTTCCGCACGCAAGTGGATCGCGCGTCGGACGGCTCGACCGATATCTCCGTCACGCATAGCGCGATGGAAGAAGTGCTGACGGGTCAGGACAAGACGTCGTCGCGCTGGGAAACGCGTCCGCGCAATCCGGCGCTCGAAGCTGCGTTCCTCGCGAAGATGATGCAGAAGTTCGGCCTGACCGAAGACCAATCGAAGCAGCTGATCGCGCAGGCGCGTCCCGCCGGCGCGAAGGTGGCCGTCGAGCAGACGGCGGGCACCTCGACGCTGGATCTCGCGGAGCCGTTCGACCGCGCGTGGCTGCGCGTCGGCCTCGCGCTGGATCGCACGAACTTCACGGTCGACAATCGCGACCGCGAGAAGGGCATCTACTACGTGCACTATTCCGATTCAATGGCAGAGCTGAAGAAGGAAGGCATTCTCGGCAAGCTGTTCTCCAGCAATTCGCCGAAGCCCACGCGTCAGTTCCTCGTGAACGTTCGTCCGAAGGCGGACGCGCTCACGCAGGTCGCCGTCGTCGATGCGAACGGGCAGCCGGACAACTCGTCTGATGCGCAGCGCATCGTGTCGCTGCTTCACGCGCAACTCAACTAA
- a CDS encoding cupin domain-containing protein yields the protein MRQRPSDVPTLPLPSLSEPSGAPLPDEITPLLGNRTPRQFMRRYWQKKPLLIRQAIPGMSAPIPRDDLFELADLDDVESRLITHFRNTWNLEHGPFAPDELPSVRKREWTLLVQGVNLHDERAHALMNRFRFIPDARLDDLMISYATDGGGVGPHFDSYDVFLLQVHGKRRWRIGAQRDLSLKPGLPLKVLQHFEPEEEWVLEPGDMLYLPPHIAHDGIAEGECMTCSIGFRAPSARELTAQFLYHLAERAGDEANAGKADARYRDPAQPPVAKPGELPALLIERVGAILAKLTWNEKDVAEFLGSYLSEPKANVVFDPPSRALNEQKFVERAKKTGIRLDRKTNLLYNTHSYFVNGEAAALSAKAKKWLPELADKRRLEAKRFVTLTDDSAMTSLLHEWYRAGWIQTDPPA from the coding sequence ATGCGCCAGCGGCCCTCAGACGTTCCCACCTTACCCCTTCCCAGCCTTTCCGAGCCCTCCGGCGCGCCGCTTCCCGACGAGATCACACCGTTGTTGGGCAACCGCACGCCGCGACAGTTCATGCGGCGTTACTGGCAGAAAAAACCGCTTCTGATCCGTCAGGCGATCCCCGGCATGTCCGCGCCCATTCCGCGCGACGACCTGTTCGAACTCGCCGATCTCGACGACGTGGAATCGCGCCTCATCACGCATTTTCGCAATACCTGGAACCTCGAGCACGGCCCGTTCGCGCCGGACGAACTGCCTTCCGTCAGGAAACGCGAATGGACACTGCTCGTGCAAGGCGTGAACCTGCACGACGAGCGCGCGCATGCGCTGATGAACCGTTTTCGCTTCATTCCTGACGCGCGTCTCGACGACCTCATGATCTCTTATGCCACGGATGGCGGCGGCGTCGGCCCGCACTTCGACTCTTACGACGTGTTCCTGCTGCAAGTGCACGGCAAGCGGCGCTGGCGCATAGGCGCGCAGCGCGATCTCTCGCTAAAACCCGGCCTGCCGTTGAAAGTTTTACAGCACTTCGAGCCTGAAGAAGAATGGGTGCTGGAGCCCGGCGACATGCTGTATCTGCCGCCGCATATCGCGCACGACGGTATCGCCGAAGGTGAATGCATGACGTGCTCCATCGGCTTTCGCGCGCCCTCGGCTCGTGAACTCACCGCGCAGTTTCTCTATCACCTTGCAGAGCGCGCGGGAGATGAAGCGAACGCAGGCAAAGCCGATGCGCGCTATCGCGATCCCGCGCAGCCCCCGGTCGCGAAGCCGGGCGAATTACCGGCGCTTCTCATCGAACGTGTTGGCGCGATCCTTGCGAAGCTCACCTGGAATGAAAAGGACGTCGCGGAGTTTCTCGGAAGTTATCTGAGTGAGCCGAAAGCCAATGTCGTATTCGATCCGCCGTCTCGCGCGCTTAATGAGCAAAAATTTGTTGAGCGGGCGAAAAAGACAGGGATCCGACTAGATAGAAAGACGAATTTGCTCTACAACACGCACTCGTATTTCGTTAATGGCGAAGCGGCCGCGTTATCCGCAAAGGCTAAAAAGTGGCTGCCGGAGTTGGCTGACAAACGGCGTCTGGAAGCGAAACGCTTTGTAACACTTACAGACGATTCGGCAATGACATCCCTGCTGCACGAGTGGTATCGTGCGGGCTGGATTCAGACGGACCCGCCGGCCTGA